One segment of Panicum virgatum strain AP13 chromosome 1K, P.virgatum_v5, whole genome shotgun sequence DNA contains the following:
- the LOC120679007 gene encoding protein DNA-DAMAGE INDUCIBLE 1-like isoform X2 produces the protein MKVTVMTADEQILSLDVDPDESVENLKALLEVETRVPLRQQQLHFNGKEMQNSEKLSSIGVQDGDLVMMLPSNERASQDVVKLNPDGTAANPQAFQQHVRGDSQLMAQLLQSDPQLAQAILGDSINELQNILRSRHQQRMELKRKQEEELALLYADPFDVEAQKKIEAAIRQKGIDENWEAALEHNPEAFARVVMLYVDMEVNGVPLKAFVDSGAQSTIISKSCAERCGLLRLLDQRYRGVAVGVGQSEILGRIHVAPIKIGHLFYPCSFTVLDAPNMEFLFGLDMLRKHQCMIDLKDNVLRVGGGEVSVPFLQEKDIPAHIRDEEKLSKLASSPGQATGESSKAREGTPDLPQRTPTAGAPVANPPQQGGDFEAKVTKLVELGFDRASVVQALKLFNGNEEQAAAFLFGG, from the exons atgaAGGTCACGGTGATGACCGCCGACGAGCAGATTCTCTCCCTCGACGTAGACCCCGACGAATCC GTGGAGAATCTAAAGGCGCTTCTCGAGGTGGAG ACTCGTGTCCCATtgcggcagcagcagcttcaCTTCAATGGGAAGGAGATGCAGAACTCAGAGAAGCTCAGCTCCATTGGGGTCCAGGATGGTGATCTTGTCATGATGCTCCCCTCAAATGAAAG GGCCTCTCAGGATGTTGTAAAGTTAAATCCTGATGGAACTGCTGCTAATCCTCAAGCTTTTCAACAGCATGTTCGAGGTGATTCACAACTTATGGCACAGCTCCTTCAG AGTGATCCGCAACTAGCACAAGCTATTCTTGGAGACAGCATCAATGAACTACAGAATATACTACGCTCCCGCCACCAACAGAGAATGGAATTGAAACGCAAACAAGAAGAAGAGCTT GCTTTATTGTATGCCGATCCTTTTGATGTCGAAGCTCAGAAGAAAATTGAAGCTGCAATTCGGCAG AAAGGCATTGATGAAAATTGGGAGGCTGCCCTAGAGCACAATCCTGAAGCATTTGCTCGAGTG GTAATGCTGTATGTGGATATGGAGGTCAATGGGGTACCCTTGAAG GCCTTTGTCGACAGTGGAGCACAGTCAACTATCATATCAAAAAGTTGTGCTGAACGTTGCGG GTTGTTGAGGCTTCTTGATCAGCGGTACCGAGGGGTTGCTGTTGGAGTTGGTCAATCAGAGATACTGGGAAGAATACATGTCGCTCCAATAAAG ATTGGGCATCTCTTCTATCCTTGTTCTTTCACTGTATTGGATGCCCCCAATATGGAATTCCTATTTGGGCTTGATATGCTGCGAAAACATCAG TGCATGATTGACCTAAAGGACAATGTTCTTAGAGTGGGAGGTGGTGAGGTTTCAGTGCCCTTCTTACAAG AGAAAGACATCCCTGCACATATACGAGATGAAGAGAAATTATCTAAGTTAGCATCTTCTCCCGGCCAAGCAACTGGA GAATCATCAAAGGCACGTGAGGGGACTCCTGATTTACCGCAACGAACTCCTACTGCAG GAGCTCCAGTTGCGAATCCTCCACAG CAGGGAGGAGATTTCGAAGCAAAAGTCACGAAGCTCGTAGAACTTGGATTTGACCGAGCATCTGTAGTACAAGCACTCAAGCTGTTTAACGGGAATGAGGAGCAGGCTGCTGCGTTCCTCTTTGGTGGTTAG
- the LOC120679007 gene encoding protein DNA-DAMAGE INDUCIBLE 1-like isoform X3, translated as MKVTVMTADEQILSLDVDPDESVENLKALLEVETRVPLRQQQLHFNGKEMQNSEKLSSIGVQDGDLVMMLPSNERASQDVVKLNPDGTAANPQAFQQHVRGDSQLMAQLLQSDPQLAQAILGDSINELQNILRSRHQQRMELKRKQEEELALLYADPFDVEAQKKIEAAIRQKGIDENWEAALEHNPEAFARVVMLYVDMEVNGVPLKAFVDSGAQSTIISKSCAERCGLLRLLDQRYRGVAVGVGQSEILGRIHVAPIKIGHLFYPCSFTVLDAPNMEFLFGLDMLRKHQCMIDLKDNVLRVGGGEVSVPFLQEKDIPAHIRDEEKLSKLASSPGQATGESSKAREGTPDLPQRTPTAGAPVANPPQGGDFEAKVTKLVELGFDRASVVQALKLFNGNEEQAAAFLFGG; from the exons atgaAGGTCACGGTGATGACCGCCGACGAGCAGATTCTCTCCCTCGACGTAGACCCCGACGAATCC GTGGAGAATCTAAAGGCGCTTCTCGAGGTGGAG ACTCGTGTCCCATtgcggcagcagcagcttcaCTTCAATGGGAAGGAGATGCAGAACTCAGAGAAGCTCAGCTCCATTGGGGTCCAGGATGGTGATCTTGTCATGATGCTCCCCTCAAATGAAAG GGCCTCTCAGGATGTTGTAAAGTTAAATCCTGATGGAACTGCTGCTAATCCTCAAGCTTTTCAACAGCATGTTCGAGGTGATTCACAACTTATGGCACAGCTCCTTCAG AGTGATCCGCAACTAGCACAAGCTATTCTTGGAGACAGCATCAATGAACTACAGAATATACTACGCTCCCGCCACCAACAGAGAATGGAATTGAAACGCAAACAAGAAGAAGAGCTT GCTTTATTGTATGCCGATCCTTTTGATGTCGAAGCTCAGAAGAAAATTGAAGCTGCAATTCGGCAG AAAGGCATTGATGAAAATTGGGAGGCTGCCCTAGAGCACAATCCTGAAGCATTTGCTCGAGTG GTAATGCTGTATGTGGATATGGAGGTCAATGGGGTACCCTTGAAG GCCTTTGTCGACAGTGGAGCACAGTCAACTATCATATCAAAAAGTTGTGCTGAACGTTGCGG GTTGTTGAGGCTTCTTGATCAGCGGTACCGAGGGGTTGCTGTTGGAGTTGGTCAATCAGAGATACTGGGAAGAATACATGTCGCTCCAATAAAG ATTGGGCATCTCTTCTATCCTTGTTCTTTCACTGTATTGGATGCCCCCAATATGGAATTCCTATTTGGGCTTGATATGCTGCGAAAACATCAG TGCATGATTGACCTAAAGGACAATGTTCTTAGAGTGGGAGGTGGTGAGGTTTCAGTGCCCTTCTTACAAG AGAAAGACATCCCTGCACATATACGAGATGAAGAGAAATTATCTAAGTTAGCATCTTCTCCCGGCCAAGCAACTGGA GAATCATCAAAGGCACGTGAGGGGACTCCTGATTTACCGCAACGAACTCCTACTGCAG GAGCTCCAGTTGCGAATCCTCCACAG GGAGGAGATTTCGAAGCAAAAGTCACGAAGCTCGTAGAACTTGGATTTGACCGAGCATCTGTAGTACAAGCACTCAAGCTGTTTAACGGGAATGAGGAGCAGGCTGCTGCGTTCCTCTTTGGTGGTTAG
- the LOC120679007 gene encoding protein DNA-DAMAGE INDUCIBLE 1-like isoform X5, with translation MKVTVMTADEQILSLDVDPDESVENLKALLEVETRVPLRQQQLHFNGKEMQNSEKLSSIGVQDGDLVMMLPSNERASQDVVKLNPDGTAANPQAFQQHVRGDSQLMAQLLQSDPQLAQAILGDSINELQNILRSRHQQRMELKRKQEEELALLYADPFDVEAQKKIEAAIRQKGIDENWEAALEHNPEAFARVVMLYVDMEVNGVPLKAFVDSGAQSTIISKSCAERCGLLRLLDQRYRGVAVGVGQSEILGRIHVAPIKIGHLFYPCSFTVLDAPNMEFLFGLDMLRKHQCMIDLKDNVLRVGGGEVSVPFLQEKDIPAHIRDEEKLSKLASSPGQATGESSKAREGTPDLPQRTPAGAPVANPPQGGDFEAKVTKLVELGFDRASVVQALKLFNGNEEQAAAFLFGG, from the exons atgaAGGTCACGGTGATGACCGCCGACGAGCAGATTCTCTCCCTCGACGTAGACCCCGACGAATCC GTGGAGAATCTAAAGGCGCTTCTCGAGGTGGAG ACTCGTGTCCCATtgcggcagcagcagcttcaCTTCAATGGGAAGGAGATGCAGAACTCAGAGAAGCTCAGCTCCATTGGGGTCCAGGATGGTGATCTTGTCATGATGCTCCCCTCAAATGAAAG GGCCTCTCAGGATGTTGTAAAGTTAAATCCTGATGGAACTGCTGCTAATCCTCAAGCTTTTCAACAGCATGTTCGAGGTGATTCACAACTTATGGCACAGCTCCTTCAG AGTGATCCGCAACTAGCACAAGCTATTCTTGGAGACAGCATCAATGAACTACAGAATATACTACGCTCCCGCCACCAACAGAGAATGGAATTGAAACGCAAACAAGAAGAAGAGCTT GCTTTATTGTATGCCGATCCTTTTGATGTCGAAGCTCAGAAGAAAATTGAAGCTGCAATTCGGCAG AAAGGCATTGATGAAAATTGGGAGGCTGCCCTAGAGCACAATCCTGAAGCATTTGCTCGAGTG GTAATGCTGTATGTGGATATGGAGGTCAATGGGGTACCCTTGAAG GCCTTTGTCGACAGTGGAGCACAGTCAACTATCATATCAAAAAGTTGTGCTGAACGTTGCGG GTTGTTGAGGCTTCTTGATCAGCGGTACCGAGGGGTTGCTGTTGGAGTTGGTCAATCAGAGATACTGGGAAGAATACATGTCGCTCCAATAAAG ATTGGGCATCTCTTCTATCCTTGTTCTTTCACTGTATTGGATGCCCCCAATATGGAATTCCTATTTGGGCTTGATATGCTGCGAAAACATCAG TGCATGATTGACCTAAAGGACAATGTTCTTAGAGTGGGAGGTGGTGAGGTTTCAGTGCCCTTCTTACAAG AGAAAGACATCCCTGCACATATACGAGATGAAGAGAAATTATCTAAGTTAGCATCTTCTCCCGGCCAAGCAACTGGA GAATCATCAAAGGCACGTGAGGGGACTCCTGATTTACCGCAACGAACTCCT GCAGGAGCTCCAGTTGCGAATCCTCCACAG GGAGGAGATTTCGAAGCAAAAGTCACGAAGCTCGTAGAACTTGGATTTGACCGAGCATCTGTAGTACAAGCACTCAAGCTGTTTAACGGGAATGAGGAGCAGGCTGCTGCGTTCCTCTTTGGTGGTTAG
- the LOC120679007 gene encoding protein DNA-DAMAGE INDUCIBLE 1-like isoform X4 — MKVTVMTADEQILSLDVDPDESVENLKALLEVETRVPLRQQQLHFNGKEMQNSEKLSSIGVQDGDLVMMLPSNERASQDVVKLNPDGTAANPQAFQQHVRGDSQLMAQLLQSDPQLAQAILGDSINELQNILRSRHQQRMELKRKQEEELALLYADPFDVEAQKKIEAAIRQKGIDENWEAALEHNPEAFARVVMLYVDMEVNGVPLKAFVDSGAQSTIISKSCAERCGLLRLLDQRYRGVAVGVGQSEILGRIHVAPIKIGHLFYPCSFTVLDAPNMEFLFGLDMLRKHQCMIDLKDNVLRVGGGEVSVPFLQEKDIPAHIRDEEKLSKLASSPGQATGESSKAREGTPDLPQRTPAGAPVANPPQQGGDFEAKVTKLVELGFDRASVVQALKLFNGNEEQAAAFLFGG; from the exons atgaAGGTCACGGTGATGACCGCCGACGAGCAGATTCTCTCCCTCGACGTAGACCCCGACGAATCC GTGGAGAATCTAAAGGCGCTTCTCGAGGTGGAG ACTCGTGTCCCATtgcggcagcagcagcttcaCTTCAATGGGAAGGAGATGCAGAACTCAGAGAAGCTCAGCTCCATTGGGGTCCAGGATGGTGATCTTGTCATGATGCTCCCCTCAAATGAAAG GGCCTCTCAGGATGTTGTAAAGTTAAATCCTGATGGAACTGCTGCTAATCCTCAAGCTTTTCAACAGCATGTTCGAGGTGATTCACAACTTATGGCACAGCTCCTTCAG AGTGATCCGCAACTAGCACAAGCTATTCTTGGAGACAGCATCAATGAACTACAGAATATACTACGCTCCCGCCACCAACAGAGAATGGAATTGAAACGCAAACAAGAAGAAGAGCTT GCTTTATTGTATGCCGATCCTTTTGATGTCGAAGCTCAGAAGAAAATTGAAGCTGCAATTCGGCAG AAAGGCATTGATGAAAATTGGGAGGCTGCCCTAGAGCACAATCCTGAAGCATTTGCTCGAGTG GTAATGCTGTATGTGGATATGGAGGTCAATGGGGTACCCTTGAAG GCCTTTGTCGACAGTGGAGCACAGTCAACTATCATATCAAAAAGTTGTGCTGAACGTTGCGG GTTGTTGAGGCTTCTTGATCAGCGGTACCGAGGGGTTGCTGTTGGAGTTGGTCAATCAGAGATACTGGGAAGAATACATGTCGCTCCAATAAAG ATTGGGCATCTCTTCTATCCTTGTTCTTTCACTGTATTGGATGCCCCCAATATGGAATTCCTATTTGGGCTTGATATGCTGCGAAAACATCAG TGCATGATTGACCTAAAGGACAATGTTCTTAGAGTGGGAGGTGGTGAGGTTTCAGTGCCCTTCTTACAAG AGAAAGACATCCCTGCACATATACGAGATGAAGAGAAATTATCTAAGTTAGCATCTTCTCCCGGCCAAGCAACTGGA GAATCATCAAAGGCACGTGAGGGGACTCCTGATTTACCGCAACGAACTCCT GCAGGAGCTCCAGTTGCGAATCCTCCACAG CAGGGAGGAGATTTCGAAGCAAAAGTCACGAAGCTCGTAGAACTTGGATTTGACCGAGCATCTGTAGTACAAGCACTCAAGCTGTTTAACGGGAATGAGGAGCAGGCTGCTGCGTTCCTCTTTGGTGGTTAG